A genomic stretch from Oncorhynchus gorbuscha isolate QuinsamMale2020 ecotype Even-year linkage group LG20, OgorEven_v1.0, whole genome shotgun sequence includes:
- the LOC124007275 gene encoding alpha-2B adrenergic receptor: MAMIPDITCLSGPRVNLNISFTFGPTPCNQTVLRTAPYSPEATALFATAITLMMILTIVGNILVIIAVLTSRSLRGPQNLFLVSLAAADILVATLIIPFSLANELQGYWAFRSLWCEIYLALDVLFCTSSIAHLCAISLDRYLSISRPVSYGAQRTPARIKAAIVVVWLLSAAISFPPLLSLDKSEGGVEVCELNNERWYILYSTIGSFFAPCLIMIGVYIRIYQIAKQHTRCPPGEKPNLNTTPCKASSNTPTAHAPGPVITPQPKPLSQLQHSRGEGGKADGQSKDAVPSKSLPVSSPSSPPPQSETQAKTPTGPQIEPQPQTQPSSPTSVPTSPHPPSPTIALSPTLPLAEIQPGETHRQGERREKRQRNTTNDDSFSSGSEAEAEAEMSGKRKGEGGNRTVKNNGGSKSGGAGLKIQPLSSLTSHKFKKTVATPTSTELAFDRPGKAQVTPMSRRKAMVNREKRFTFVLAVVIGVFVICWFPFFFSYSLQAICPETCSLPDPLFKFFFWIGYCNSCLNPVIYTIFNQDFRKAFKKILCRDTKGTNF, translated from the coding sequence ATGGCCATGATTCCAGATATTACATGCCTGTCAGGGCCAAGGGTGAACCTGAACATCAGCTTCACCTTTGGCCCCACCCCCTGCAACCAGACAGTACTGCGAACCGCACCCTATTCCCCAGAGGCCACTGCGTTGTTCGCCACCGCGATCACCCTCATGATGATCCTCACCATCGTGGGCAACATCCTGGTCATCATCGCCGTACTGACCTCGCGCTCGCTCCGCGGCCCACAGAACCTCTTCCTGGTCTCGCTGGCCGCAGCTGACATCCTGGTGGCTACCCTCATCATCCCCTTCTCGCTGGCCAATGAGCTCCAGGGATACTGGGCGTTCCGCTCACTGTGGTGTGAGATCTACCTGGCGTTGGATGTCCTCTTCTGCACGTCCTCCATCGCTCACCTCTGTGCCATCTCATTGGACCGCTACCTGTCCATCTCCCGGCCCGTGTCCTATGGCGCCCAACGAACCCCCGCGCGCATCAAGGCGGCCATCGTGGTGGTCTGGCTTCTCTCGGCCgccatctccttccctcccctcctctccctggataagagcgagggaggggtggaggtgtgtgAGCTGAACAACGAGCGTTGGTATATTCTCTACTCCACCATCGGCTCGTTCTTCGCCCCGTGTCTCATCATGATCGGGGTCTACATCAGGATCTACCAGATTGCCAAGCAACACACAAGATGTCCGCCAGGGGAAAAACCCAACCTTAACACAACTCCCTGCAAAGCGTCTAGCAACACTCCAACAGCCCACGCACCTGGACCTGTCATTACCCCCCAGCCCAAGCCTCTCAGCCAACTACAGCAcagcagaggggagggagggaaagcagATGGACAATCCAAGGATGCCGTACCTTCGAAgagtctccctgtctcctccccctcatctcctcctccccagagCGAGACCCAGGCCAAGACCCCGACCGGCCCACAGATTGAACCACAACCACAGACCCAGCCTTCTTCACCAACCTCTGTCCCCACCTCACCCCATCCTCCCTCACCCACCATAGCTCTCTCCCCCACACTCCCCCTTGCAGAAATCCAACCTGGGGAGACCCACAGACAGGGTGAGAGacgggagaagagacagagaaacaccacCAATGATGACAGCTTCAGCTCTGGCTccgaggcagaggcagaggcagagatgagtggaaaaagaaagggggagggagggaacaggacAGTTAAGAACAATGGAGGGTCAAAGTCTGGAGGTGCAGGGTTAAAAATtcaacctctctcttctctgaccTCTCACAAGTTCAAAAAGACCGTTGCCACACCCACCAGCACAGAGCTGGCCTTTGACAGGCCAGGGAAGGCTCAGGTCACGCCAATGTCTCGGCGCAAGGCCATGGTGAATCGCGAGAAGCGCTTCACGTTCGTCCTGGCTGTGGTAATCGGGGTATTTGTCATCTGCTGGTTCCCTTTCTTCTTCTCCTACTCGCTGCAGGCCATCTGTCCTGAGACCTGCTCTCTCCCTGATCCCCTCTTCAAGTTCTTCTTCTGGATTGGCTACTGCAACTCCTGTCTGAACCCTGTCATATACACCATCTTCAACCAGGACTTCAGGAAGGCCTTCAAGAAGATCCTCTGTAGGGACACCAAGGGGACAAACTTTTAG